From the genome of Trachemys scripta elegans isolate TJP31775 chromosome 2, CAS_Tse_1.0, whole genome shotgun sequence:
ATGGCAACTTTACACAGAAGTTTTGGTATCTCTCTGGGAAAGCCCAAGTTGGTTCTTTGGGATGGCAAGTCCTCTTTTCCTGGCCCCATCACAGTCCCGTTCTGAGGACGTGGATGAGACTGGCCAAGATCCCCGTGGCCATCACTGTGTAGCTGGTTTTCACACTGCTGGCCCCACTGAGGTTGCAGAAGGAATGCTCACAGCAGGAGGTAGAAATGGCGGCTACGCCGAGGTTCAGGTTTGTTTGGGGACACACCGGAGAGCATTTCTTGGTGATGCGGTGCCCCTTTTTATCCCctgaagggggaaagaaaaaacagagaAGAGATTTGTTATCAAAGAGTCCCCCAGGGGTCCAGCAGCCCTCTCTGTAGAGGAGAGAA
Proteins encoded in this window:
- the LOC117871693 gene encoding lymphocyte antigen 6E-like — encoded protein: MKAFLFTLLAAVLCVEQAASFWCYTCNDEPSNWNCVKATKCADTDKYCLTIYASGGIGDKKGHRITKKCSPVCPQTNLNLGVAAISTSCCEHSFCNLSGASSVKTSYTVMATGILASLIHVLRTGL